In one Ictidomys tridecemlineatus isolate mIctTri1 unplaced genomic scaffold, mIctTri1.hap1 Scaffold_562, whole genome shotgun sequence genomic region, the following are encoded:
- the LOC144374043 gene encoding olfactory receptor 14I1-like — protein MDNITSFTYFLLVGVSSSWELQVLQGLLFLVIYLGALTGNLITVALIVTDTRLHAPMYFFISNLSLLDLGSISVIVPKSIVNSLTGHRTISLQECAAQIFSYILFATVEFALLVVMSYDRYVAICHPLHYGLVVTPRTCIQATGGSWACGLVYSAIHTGSMFRLPFTKTNLIHQYFCDMPQILRLSSPDVQFSEFVIIAASAGLVVVCVAFVLMSYINIFSTVLKICSAEARSKALSTCVPQLAILLLFVISGSVAVLGPVAMEGSLKNLLTAMFYTMVPPFTNPILYSLRNREIDAALRRMFNRHTEFPIKDFLC, from the coding sequence ATGGACAACATCACCTCCTTTACCTACTTCCTCCTGGTGGgcgtctccagctcctgggaGCTCCAGGTTTTGCAAGGTCTGCTGTTCCTGGTGATCTATCTGGGAGCCTTGACGGGGAATCTTATCACCGTTGCTCTTATTGTGACAGACACACGCCTTCACGCTCCGATGTACTTCTTCATAAGCAATCTGTCCCTCTTAGACCTTGGCAGCATCTCGGTAATTGTTCCCAAATCCATTGTTAATTCCTTGACAGGCCATCGGACCATCTCACTGCAGGAATGTGCTGCACAGATCTTCTCTTACATACTTTTTGCCACTGTAGAGTTTGCGCTCCTTGTGGTCATGTCCTATGACCGATACGTTGCCATCTGCCACCCTCTGCACTACGGGCTGGTGGTCACGCCACGCACGTGCATTCAGGCCACGGGTGGCTCCTGGGCCTGTGGGCTGGTCTACTCTGCCATCCACACGGGCTCCATGTTCAGGCTTCCCTTTACAAAGACCAACTTGATCCACCAGTATTTCTGTGATATGCCTCAGATTTTGAGGCTCTCATCTCCCGACGTCCAGTTTTCTGAGTTCGTCATCATTGCCGCAAGTGCTGGCCTCGTGGTGGTGTGTGTCGCCTTCGTCTTGATGTCGTATATCAACATATTTTCAACCGTGCTCAAGATCTGTTCGGCAGAAGCCCGCAGCAAAGCCTTATCCACCTGTGTCCCACAGCTGGCGATTCTCCTCCTGTTTGTGATTTCTGGGTCAGTGGCTGTCTTAGGGCCCGTGGCAATGGAAGGATCCCTTAAAAATCTGCTGACAGCCATGTTCTACACCATGGTCCCCCCCTTCACAAACCCCATCCTCTACAGTCTGAGGAACAGGGAGATTGATGCTGCTCTCCGTAGAATGTTCAACAGGCATACCGAGTTCCCAATCAAAGATTTTCTTTGCTAA